In Notamacropus eugenii isolate mMacEug1 chromosome 1, mMacEug1.pri_v2, whole genome shotgun sequence, one genomic interval encodes:
- the LOC140503430 gene encoding GTP-binding protein Di-Ras2-like — protein sequence MALNPGKPESSVRLVFFGAAGVGKTALIQRFLADTFESQHKRTVEELHCLEYELDAQRVRVEIMDTSGSYSFPAMRQLGIRRGDAFALVYSLQEPESFQEVRRLRAEILETKGAVPSPPPIVVVGNKSDLAPGGNFADAAIAAVELEWGGIYLEASAKRGENVLSLFQELLQLVHLPSRLSPVLRRRRLTFPGGAPDSPGGTVSKSRAAMRKRHSCAVS from the coding sequence ATGGCCCTGAACCCAGGCAAGCCCGAGTCCAGCGTGCGCCTGGTTTTCTTTGGCGCGGCAGGGGTGGGCAAGACTGCGCTGATCCAGCGCTTTCTGGCGGACACGTTTGAGTCTCAGCACAAGCGCACGGTGGAGGAGCTGCACTGCCTCGAGTACGAGCTGGACGCGCAGCGGGTGCGCGTGGAGATCATGGACACCAGCGGCAGCTATTCGTTCCCGGCCATGAGGCAGCTGGGGATCCGCCGCGGGGACGCCTTCGCCCTCGTCTACTCGCTTCAGGAGCCCGAGTCCTTCCAGGAGGTGCGGCGGCTGCGCGCCGAGATCCTGGAGACCAAAGGAGCGGTGCCCAGCCCGCCGCCCATCGTGGTAGTGGGCAACAAGAGCGACCTGGCGCCCGGCGGGAACTTCGCCGACGCGGCGATCGCTGCCGTGGAGCTCGAATGGGGTGGCATCTACCTCGAGGCGTCCGCCAAGCGCGGGGAGAACGTGCTGAGCCTCTTCCAGGAGCTGCTGCAGCTCGTGCACCTGCCCAGCCGCCTGAGCCCGGTGCTGCGCCGCCGCCGCCTGACTTTCCCGGGGGGAGCGCCCGACTCGCCGGGGGGCACGGTCTCCAAGTCCCGGGCGGCGATGCGCAAGCGCCACAGTTGCGCAGTGTCTTAG